In Bifidobacterium sp. ESL0745, one DNA window encodes the following:
- a CDS encoding ABC transporter permease, with protein MSDSTIQQTKTSSHILPGQERYVSPAGKVELQDVDSVDESMPATNMWADAWRTLRRNPLFIVSAILIVCIIFVALFPGVFTHRDPNFCQLDHSLEKGSPGHPFGYDTQGCDVFTRTVYGTRTSLSVGILTAILVVIFGSLIGAVGGFFGGWIDAVLSRFTDIFMAIPMLLGAIVVLQMFRTSGSIWKIVLVLTLFGWTQTSRIARSAVMETKNLEFNTAATALGSTPGRNLLRHIMPNSFASIIVIGTTSLGSYIVSEATLSFLGIGLPTTTVSWGGDISNAQTILRTDPSVLFYPSAALAITVLAFIMMGDAVKDALDPKSRTA; from the coding sequence ATGAGTGATAGCACTATTCAACAAACCAAGACTTCTTCCCACATTCTGCCGGGACAGGAGCGCTATGTCTCCCCGGCCGGGAAAGTGGAACTGCAGGATGTCGATTCTGTCGATGAGTCGATGCCGGCCACGAACATGTGGGCGGATGCATGGCGCACGTTGCGACGTAATCCTCTGTTTATCGTCTCCGCAATCCTGATTGTCTGCATTATCTTCGTTGCGTTGTTCCCTGGGGTGTTCACCCACAGGGATCCGAACTTCTGCCAACTGGACCATTCGCTCGAAAAGGGAAGCCCCGGCCACCCGTTCGGCTATGACACCCAGGGATGCGATGTGTTCACCAGAACCGTTTACGGCACACGGACTTCACTTTCCGTGGGTATTCTTACCGCGATACTCGTGGTCATCTTCGGTTCTTTGATCGGCGCCGTCGGAGGATTCTTCGGAGGCTGGATCGACGCAGTGCTCAGCCGTTTCACCGATATCTTCATGGCCATCCCGATGCTGCTCGGCGCCATCGTTGTGTTGCAGATGTTCCGTACTTCGGGTTCCATCTGGAAGATCGTGCTGGTGCTGACCCTGTTTGGCTGGACGCAGACCTCGCGTATCGCGCGAAGCGCCGTGATGGAGACCAAGAACCTTGAATTCAACACCGCCGCGACAGCGTTGGGTTCTACTCCAGGACGCAATCTGCTCAGGCATATCATGCCTAATTCCTTTGCTTCGATCATCGTCATCGGAACCACTTCGCTGGGCTCCTACATCGTCTCCGAAGCCACGCTGAGCTTCCTTGGTATCGGCCTGCCGACCACTACCGTCAGCTGGGGCGGCGACATCTCCAACGCACAGACGATTCTGCGTACCGATCCTTCGGTCCTCTTCTATCCGTCGGCCGCGCTGGCCATCACGGTGCTTGCCTTCATCATGATGGGCGATGCCGTCAAGGATGCGCTTGACCCCAAGAGCCGTACGGCGTGA
- a CDS encoding ABC transporter ATP-binding protein: MSEMNSKNEKNEKLFEMQKEQGPILEVKDLKVDFTTGDNHAVHAVRDASFNVYPGQWVAIVGESGSGKSTSAMAVLGLLPGTGHVVGGSIRLEGEEISHYTRKQYEQILGDKMGLVPQDPMSNLNPVWRIGTQVEEALKANHMDISHEKRSKLAQALAGNEVAVKSEDDETFIGSKELPELLKAAQAALGEADVTGDAAKAKMDYFTKEWVPGSETRWRVADDLIKAGVNDDKAWQIAKQYVIGSTMTDRISGLLEEAGLPDAATRARQYPHEFSGGMLQRALIAIGLACRPDLLIADEPTSALDVTVQKRILDHLHSLTDELGTAVLFITHDLGLAAERAQHIVVMYKGQVVESGPSLEVLQHPQHPYTKRLVAAAPSLASQRIISAKEHGENAESLMEHHVKGEETLEKSEHIITVSHLTREFKLPRRKEMFKAVDDVSFSVKRGTTLAIVGESGSGKSTVANMVLKLLKPTSGTVTYEGKDISAFEGKSLLDFRRHVQPVFQNPYGSLDPMYSIYRSIEEPLRIHKIGDKKSREKRVRELLDLVKMPQSVMQRYPNELSGGQRQRIAIARAMALNPDVIVCDEAVSALDVLVQDQVLQLLNDLQAERGLSYLFITHDLAVVRQIADEVVVMQKGKLVEHATTDEVFDHPQQQYTKDLLDAIPGGHLQLGLD, from the coding sequence ATGAGCGAAATGAACAGCAAGAACGAAAAGAACGAAAAACTCTTCGAGATGCAGAAGGAGCAAGGGCCGATCCTCGAGGTCAAGGACCTCAAGGTCGACTTCACCACCGGCGACAACCATGCGGTCCACGCCGTGCGCGACGCCTCTTTCAACGTCTACCCCGGACAGTGGGTGGCCATCGTCGGCGAGTCCGGTTCCGGCAAATCCACCTCGGCCATGGCCGTCCTGGGCCTCCTTCCCGGCACCGGTCACGTCGTGGGCGGATCCATCAGGCTTGAAGGCGAGGAGATTTCCCACTACACGCGCAAGCAGTATGAGCAGATCCTCGGCGACAAGATGGGTCTGGTCCCGCAGGACCCGATGAGCAATCTGAACCCTGTTTGGCGTATCGGCACGCAGGTGGAGGAGGCTCTGAAGGCCAACCACATGGATATCTCGCATGAGAAGCGCTCGAAGCTCGCCCAGGCGTTGGCAGGCAACGAAGTGGCCGTAAAGAGCGAGGACGATGAGACTTTCATTGGCTCCAAGGAATTGCCTGAACTGCTGAAGGCCGCACAAGCTGCACTCGGCGAAGCTGATGTCACCGGCGACGCGGCAAAGGCCAAGATGGATTACTTCACCAAAGAATGGGTTCCCGGTTCGGAAACCCGTTGGCGTGTGGCCGATGACCTGATCAAAGCTGGTGTGAACGATGACAAGGCTTGGCAGATCGCCAAGCAGTATGTTATCGGTAGTACCATGACCGACCGTATCTCCGGTCTTTTGGAAGAGGCCGGTTTGCCGGATGCGGCGACCCGTGCCCGTCAGTATCCGCACGAGTTCTCCGGCGGCATGCTGCAGCGTGCACTAATTGCCATTGGCCTGGCCTGCCGTCCTGACCTGTTGATCGCTGACGAGCCCACTAGTGCCCTTGACGTCACGGTGCAGAAGAGGATTCTTGACCACCTGCACTCCCTGACCGATGAGTTGGGGACCGCAGTGCTCTTCATCACCCATGACTTGGGCTTGGCTGCTGAGCGCGCCCAGCACATCGTCGTGATGTACAAGGGGCAGGTCGTCGAATCCGGTCCATCGCTCGAGGTGCTTCAGCATCCGCAGCATCCGTATACCAAGCGTCTGGTGGCTGCGGCTCCGTCACTGGCTTCGCAGCGCATCATCTCCGCCAAGGAGCACGGCGAGAACGCCGAGTCCCTGATGGAGCATCATGTCAAGGGCGAGGAAACGCTCGAGAAAAGCGAGCACATCATCACGGTGAGCCACTTGACCCGTGAATTCAAGCTTCCGCGCCGCAAAGAGATGTTCAAGGCCGTTGATGATGTGTCGTTCTCGGTCAAGCGCGGTACGACACTGGCGATTGTGGGCGAATCGGGCTCCGGCAAATCGACCGTGGCCAATATGGTCTTGAAGCTTCTGAAGCCCACCAGTGGCACGGTTACTTACGAAGGCAAGGATATCAGCGCGTTCGAAGGCAAATCGCTTCTGGACTTCCGCAGGCATGTCCAGCCGGTCTTCCAGAACCCGTACGGTTCGCTCGACCCGATGTATTCGATTTACCGTTCCATCGAAGAACCACTGCGTATCCACAAGATTGGTGACAAGAAGAGCCGTGAGAAGCGCGTGCGTGAGCTGCTTGATTTGGTGAAGATGCCGCAGTCAGTGATGCAGCGTTACCCGAACGAGCTTTCCGGTGGTCAGCGTCAACGTATCGCCATCGCGCGAGCCATGGCCCTGAACCCGGATGTCATCGTCTGTGATGAGGCGGTTTCTGCACTCGATGTTTTGGTTCAAGATCAGGTGCTGCAGCTCCTAAACGATCTTCAGGCCGAACGAGGGCTCAGCTATCTGTTCATCACGCATGATCTGGCGGTCGTCCGTCAGATCGCCGACGAGGTCGTGGTGATGCAGAAGGGCAAGCTCGTCGAGCACGCCACCACCGATGAGGTCTTCGACCATCCGCAGCAGCAGTACACCAAGGATCTGCTCGATGCGATTCCTGGCGGCCATCTGCAGCTCGGTCTGGACTGA
- a CDS encoding exodeoxyribonuclease III: MSITVTTSNLNGIRAAKRKGVLDWAEANTPDIWCMQEVRAPQEEIDPIFSAMADGYEKAGKVSAADGLGRMDEVCRIKGRAGVGLLSDLKIEEQRYGLMDLSEAVDSGRWIEADVTTPSGMKLTVASVYVHAGNTDDPEKMTQKYRFLDRMLQRMGELRDEAAAGGRQALLCGDMNIAHTPLDIKNAKANEKHSGFLPQERAYVDKWLDPQQYGFVDVMRQLAGDVQGPYTWWSQRGRAFDNNVGWRIDYQLATPRLAQKAVSFDIDRASSYDTRWSDHAPLSVVYDI, translated from the coding sequence ATGAGCATAACTGTGACTACTTCGAATCTCAACGGTATCCGCGCCGCCAAACGCAAGGGTGTGCTTGACTGGGCCGAGGCCAATACCCCCGATATCTGGTGCATGCAGGAGGTGCGTGCACCGCAGGAGGAGATTGATCCGATCTTTTCGGCAATGGCCGACGGCTATGAAAAGGCCGGGAAAGTCTCCGCAGCCGATGGACTTGGCCGTATGGACGAAGTCTGCCGTATCAAAGGGCGTGCGGGCGTTGGGCTTCTTTCCGATTTGAAGATCGAGGAGCAACGCTACGGGCTGATGGATTTGAGCGAGGCTGTCGACTCAGGCCGGTGGATCGAGGCCGATGTCACCACGCCGAGCGGGATGAAACTGACGGTCGCGAGTGTCTATGTACACGCAGGCAACACCGACGACCCCGAGAAAATGACCCAGAAATACCGTTTCCTCGACCGTATGCTCCAACGCATGGGCGAGCTGCGTGACGAGGCCGCGGCAGGTGGCCGTCAGGCGCTGCTTTGCGGTGATATGAACATCGCGCACACCCCGCTGGATATCAAGAACGCCAAGGCCAACGAGAAGCATTCCGGTTTCCTGCCGCAAGAACGCGCCTACGTCGACAAGTGGCTCGACCCGCAACAATATGGCTTCGTTGATGTAATGCGACAGCTTGCCGGCGATGTGCAGGGGCCATATACATGGTGGAGCCAGCGCGGACGCGCCTTTGACAACAACGTCGGCTGGAGGATCGACTATCAGCTGGCGACGCCGAGATTGGCGCAAAAGGCTGTATCCTTCGACATCGACCGTGCTTCTTCCTACGACACGCGTTGGTCCGATCATGCGCCGTTGAGCGTGGTCTATGACATTTAG
- a CDS encoding DUF3710 domain-containing protein yields MKRGTMGLFGFGKKKHRDDDNEAETKAKEAAVEDDKTGETGENEAKDVENDAVNASDDKNSEAESSTESDAGSDEDVENRHKVPDEPSEAYPDRGELYGPWDIEEQKAPNYDEYLDMGAYYLPFMPDTKLRVKANRASGQVVGCTVSYKDSSLEIEALAAPKTLGLWDGVSEDLLAANPKANEQPGIFGTEIKLPVTVNGGKRLITRIVGVDGPRWMLRGIFSGRAATHPESPETKALNQYFSDIVVDRGEEPLAPRDLVPMHPPVSPEQRRKADEAAAKADKDGDGHKIPKRIKGPFVADQQTEVQTTISRGPMFSELR; encoded by the coding sequence TTGAAACGAGGGACTATGGGACTGTTCGGATTCGGCAAAAAGAAGCACCGCGATGACGATAATGAGGCCGAAACAAAGGCCAAGGAGGCTGCGGTTGAGGATGACAAGACTGGTGAAACCGGTGAGAATGAAGCCAAGGATGTCGAGAATGACGCGGTGAATGCCTCTGACGATAAGAATTCGGAAGCCGAATCCAGTACGGAATCGGATGCTGGCAGCGATGAGGATGTGGAAAACAGGCACAAGGTTCCCGATGAGCCGAGTGAAGCCTATCCGGATCGTGGCGAGCTTTATGGGCCTTGGGACATTGAAGAGCAAAAAGCCCCCAATTACGATGAGTACCTTGACATGGGTGCTTATTATCTGCCGTTCATGCCGGATACCAAACTTCGTGTGAAGGCCAATCGTGCCAGCGGCCAGGTGGTTGGCTGCACCGTTTCCTACAAGGATTCCAGCCTTGAGATCGAGGCGCTTGCTGCCCCCAAGACCCTCGGACTTTGGGACGGGGTCAGTGAGGACTTGCTTGCGGCCAATCCCAAGGCGAACGAGCAGCCTGGCATTTTCGGTACGGAAATCAAGCTGCCGGTCACCGTCAATGGTGGCAAGAGGCTGATTACACGTATCGTAGGTGTCGACGGCCCGCGTTGGATGCTTCGCGGCATCTTCTCCGGTCGTGCTGCCACCCATCCGGAAAGTCCGGAAACCAAGGCATTGAACCAGTACTTTTCCGATATCGTGGTCGACCGCGGTGAAGAGCCGCTGGCCCCGCGTGACCTGGTTCCGATGCACCCGCCCGTTTCGCCCGAACAGCGTCGCAAGGCTGACGAGGCAGCCGCCAAAGCCGACAAGGATGGCGACGGCCACAAGATTCCCAAGCGCATCAAGGGACCGTTCGTCGCTGACCAACAGACCGAGGTGCAGACCACGATTTCCCGCGGACCGATGTTCTCGGAGCTGCGCTGA
- a CDS encoding DUF3159 domain-containing protein, translating into MTETKKKQGLAALAAAGNGEDFSVIDAIGGVRGVIESMLPGFVFVVMFVITSDLKLTIIVSAVLAVVLVVVRLVQRQTILGALAGLISVAICLIWAWNTHEARNYYMYGFITNSVYIVVLAITLAIRVPGVGFLVEFIRSLPTEHFRAWLADWRGDRKLVRAYDIVTAMWIGVFALRLVVQVPLYLTNHVTWLGTTRLLMGLPFWALAIWISYLIIADPMRHHPKFKSGGEDEDDNDDKKKSDTQAVDEDEPNVDDMRTVEAANAEVVVKAADEGQR; encoded by the coding sequence ATGACCGAGACGAAAAAAAAGCAGGGGCTAGCGGCGCTGGCTGCGGCCGGTAACGGCGAGGACTTTTCCGTCATCGACGCCATCGGCGGGGTGCGTGGCGTCATCGAATCGATGCTGCCCGGATTTGTCTTCGTGGTCATGTTCGTCATCACGTCCGACCTCAAATTGACGATTATCGTTTCGGCGGTGTTGGCAGTGGTTTTGGTTGTGGTGCGCCTTGTGCAGCGCCAGACGATACTCGGCGCGCTGGCGGGTCTGATCTCTGTGGCCATCTGCCTGATTTGGGCGTGGAACACCCATGAGGCCCGCAACTACTACATGTATGGGTTCATCACCAACAGCGTCTATATTGTCGTACTGGCCATCACGCTGGCCATCCGCGTACCGGGAGTCGGTTTTCTGGTCGAATTCATCCGATCCCTGCCCACCGAGCATTTCCGGGCATGGCTCGCCGATTGGCGAGGTGACAGGAAACTCGTTCGCGCCTATGACATCGTCACGGCCATGTGGATTGGTGTCTTCGCGTTGCGTTTGGTGGTGCAGGTGCCGCTTTACCTCACCAATCATGTCACTTGGCTGGGCACAACCCGTCTTCTGATGGGGCTGCCGTTCTGGGCGTTGGCCATTTGGATCTCCTACTTGATCATTGCTGATCCGATGAGGCATCATCCCAAATTCAAGTCCGGTGGTGAGGATGAGGACGATAACGATGACAAAAAGAAGTCGGACACTCAGGCAGTGGACGAAGACGAGCCAAACGTCGACGATATGCGCACCGTAGAAGCCGCAAACGCGGAGGTCGTCGTGAAGGCTGCGGACGAGGGCCAACGATAG
- a CDS encoding TRAM domain-containing protein — MQATVRIERYADQGRCIAHIDGRVVFVRFALPGELDTIELDEPHERDDRFWTGEVVDVVEPSEDRVEPLWPLAGPLAQGGGVGGADLIHVSLSGQLKWKSAVITDQMRRMGHLDIDDVPVARMDGDVDEKGLHWRTRIELIADEEGRVSMRRRASHTRVRIDTMPLATRALLAVARDQKLWDEQFEPGAKIRVAVPEPRDIHTSKVPNKVLLEAIGDNFAITVDGHLHAGSKRLKEVVDVDGKRYKYGVEADGFWQVHRMAPPTLVKYVMRLVSQELSGVQSATLWDLFSGSGLFTVPLAKTFAHTHMLSVEGGRMAVRNAERNLHIAKDANVTVLQGDVSHCLRNVPEELANPNVVVLDPPRAGAKAQVCRQLAEADTHSIVYIACDPTSLARDMATLTKLGYGLKSIQAFDIYPMTHHVETVALFTRENQ; from the coding sequence ATGCAAGCCACAGTACGTATCGAACGTTACGCGGATCAGGGGCGTTGCATCGCCCATATCGACGGGCGGGTGGTCTTCGTGCGTTTCGCGCTGCCCGGCGAATTGGACACCATCGAACTGGACGAACCGCACGAGCGCGATGACCGCTTCTGGACCGGTGAAGTCGTGGACGTGGTCGAGCCCTCGGAAGACCGCGTGGAGCCGCTGTGGCCGTTGGCCGGCCCGTTGGCGCAAGGCGGGGGAGTCGGTGGCGCCGATCTGATCCATGTCTCGCTGTCTGGTCAGCTCAAGTGGAAATCAGCGGTTATCACCGACCAGATGCGGCGTATGGGTCACCTTGACATCGACGATGTTCCGGTGGCGCGCATGGACGGCGATGTCGATGAAAAGGGCCTGCACTGGCGCACTCGTATCGAGCTCATCGCCGACGAGGAAGGCCGCGTGTCGATGCGCCGCCGCGCCTCGCATACCCGTGTGCGTATCGATACGATGCCGCTGGCCACGCGGGCGCTGCTCGCCGTCGCCCGTGACCAGAAACTTTGGGATGAACAGTTCGAGCCTGGTGCCAAGATTCGTGTCGCCGTGCCGGAACCCCGTGATATCCACACCTCCAAAGTACCCAACAAGGTCTTGCTTGAGGCCATCGGTGACAACTTCGCCATCACTGTTGACGGGCATCTTCATGCAGGTTCAAAGCGTCTCAAAGAAGTCGTGGACGTGGACGGCAAACGCTATAAGTACGGTGTGGAGGCCGACGGGTTCTGGCAGGTGCACCGCATGGCCCCGCCGACACTCGTCAAATATGTGATGCGTCTTGTCAGCCAGGAGCTTTCCGGAGTTCAATCCGCGACGCTGTGGGACCTTTTCTCCGGCTCTGGCCTGTTTACCGTACCGCTGGCCAAAACCTTTGCGCACACCCACATGCTGTCTGTCGAAGGCGGACGTATGGCGGTGCGCAATGCCGAACGCAATCTGCACATTGCCAAGGACGCCAATGTCACCGTGTTGCAGGGCGATGTCTCGCACTGCCTGCGCAATGTTCCTGAAGAGCTGGCCAATCCCAATGTCGTTGTGCTTGACCCGCCGCGCGCCGGAGCCAAAGCACAGGTTTGCCGGCAACTCGCTGAGGCAGACACGCACTCGATCGTTTACATCGCCTGCGACCCCACCAGCCTCGCTCGTGACATGGCGACGCTCACCAAGCTTGGCTATGGTCTGAAGTCGATTCAGGCGTTCGACATCTATCCGATGACCCATCACGTTGAGACGGTGGCGCTGTTCACGCGTGAAAACCAGTGA